Part of the Natrialbaceae archaeon AArc-T1-2 genome, GTGGTGGGGGTGCTGGAAGTCGCGGGTCGACGAAGTGGTGGGGGTGGGGTGGGGGTTGGGTTCGTCGTCGCCCGTCGACCTCCAATCCAGTATTGGATCCAATGGTACTTGAACGGGGGCGACGGTATAGGACCCTTAGCCCGGATTTCCGCGAGTTTAATGCCAGTTTACGAGAGTGAAATTCGGGGAGAAACCGTTCACGTCGCCGGTATTCAGTTAGTCGACGAGCTCGTCGGCGACCACGTCGGCTGCGACGAGTCGCGGGTCGATCGCGAGATCGAGCTGTCCCCTGACGAACTCGGGGACCGAATCAGTCGCGTAGACGACCGTCCGGAGGTCGTCGTTTACGTCGACCGCGATCGGGATCGTCGTCGCCTGGGCGACGTCGGTCAGCACGTACAGATCGGCCTCGACGATGCCGGCGTCCTCCAGGTCGGGTCGCGTGAGGTGGGCGTCCGAGTCGACCCGAGTGACGTCGACGCCCGCATCCTCGAGGGCGTCGCCGATGTCGTCGTCGGGGCCAGCGACAATCGCCTGCATCACTCGTACTCGATGGTCGCAGGTGGTTTGTGCGTGACGTCGTAGACGACCCGGGCGACGTCGTCGTTCTCGCCGGTGATCCGAGACTGGATGCGCTGGAGGGTTTCCCAGTCGATCTGCTGGGCCTGGGCGGTCATCCCGTCTCGGGAGTCGACCGACCGGACGGAAACGACCCAGCCGTGGACGCGGTTGTCGCCTTTGACGCCCGTCGCCTTGCCGATCACCGCAGCGAGCGCCTGCCACGGGTCGTACTCCTCGAGTTCCTCTTCGACGACGTGACAGGCCTCGCGGGCGACCGCGAGTTTCTCCTCGGTGACCTCGCCGATCACGCGCACGGCGAGTCCGGGGCCGGGGAACGGCATCCGCTCGGCGACGACCTCCTCGAGGCCGAGGTGACGCGCGACTTCCCGGACCTCGTCTTTGTAGAGGTCGCGGACGGGCTCGACGATGTCCTCGAAGTCGACGACCTCGGGCAGACCGCCGACATTGTGATGGGACTTGATGCCCCCTTCGCTCTCGATGCGGTCGGGGTAGATCGTCCCCTGCACGAGGTAGTCGGCGTCCGCATCGCGGGCCTCGCGTTCGAACTCCCGGATGAACTGCTCGCCGATGACCGCGCGTTTCTCCTCGGGATCGGTGACGCCAGAGAGGGCCTCGAGGAATCGCTCTCTGGCGTCGACGATCCGCAGCGAGTCCATGTAGGAAAACGTCTCTTCGATCTGTTCGGTCTCGCCTTTGCGCATCAGGCCGGTGTCGACGTAGACCGGGGTGAGCTGGTCGCCGACGGCCTCGTAGGCCAGTGCGGCGGCGACCGAGGAGTCGACCCCGCCCGAGAGGGCGATGACCGCATTTGCGTCGCCGATTTCGTCGTCGATCTCTTCAATTGCGTCTGGTACGAACGTCTCTGTCTCTACCATCAGTGAGTAACCTCCGTTTCAGTGTCCGATTCGGTCTCCGGGTCCGTGACAGTCCCGCCGTCGTGTGCGAGGGCAGCTTCGACCAATCCCAGAAACGGCGGACTCGGCTGTCCGGGCCGGGACGTGTACTCGGGGTGAAACTGCGTCCCCAGGAAGTAGGGGTGGGTCTCGAGTTCGAGGATCTCCATCCGGTTTCCGGCCGTCCCGGAGAACACGAGCGGTTCGTCCTCGAAGTGATCGAAGTACTCGGGGTTGACCTCGTAGCGGTGTCGATGACGCTCCGTACAGGACGTATCCTCGTAGAGGTCGTACGCGAGCGTCTGGGGCTCGATCACCGTCGTGTGCTCGCCGAGTCGCATCGTTCCGCCCAGGTTCTCGACCTCGTACTGTTCGGGCAGGATGTCGATGACGGGGTGGGGCGTCTCCTCGTCC contains:
- a CDS encoding DUF7126 family protein gives rise to the protein MQAIVAGPDDDIGDALEDAGVDVTRVDSDAHLTRPDLEDAGIVEADLYVLTDVAQATTIPIAVDVNDDLRTVVYATDSVPEFVRGQLDLAIDPRLVAADVVADELVD
- the guaA gene encoding glutamine-hydrolyzing GMP synthase, whose translation is MVETETFVPDAIEEIDDEIGDANAVIALSGGVDSSVAAALAYEAVGDQLTPVYVDTGLMRKGETEQIEETFSYMDSLRIVDARERFLEALSGVTDPEEKRAVIGEQFIREFEREARDADADYLVQGTIYPDRIESEGGIKSHHNVGGLPEVVDFEDIVEPVRDLYKDEVREVARHLGLEEVVAERMPFPGPGLAVRVIGEVTEEKLAVAREACHVVEEELEEYDPWQALAAVIGKATGVKGDNRVHGWVVSVRSVDSRDGMTAQAQQIDWETLQRIQSRITGENDDVARVVYDVTHKPPATIEYE